DNA from Amycolatopsis sp. DSM 110486:
CGAGTCCTTTTCGGACGGCCATCGCCTCGGGCAGCGGGTTCTGCACCGAGACACCGACCTTCAGCCGCCCGGGGTGCTGGGCGAAGACCGTGATGGCCTGCACGGAGCTGACGACGAAGCCGTCGAGGTTGCCGTTGAGGAGCTGGTCGATACCGGTGGCGTTCGTCTGGACGCTCACGACACTGGCCTGCGGCAACGTCTTCGCGGCGAAATCGGCTTGTGCGCTGCCGATGCCGACGCCTACGCGCTTGCCGTTCAGGTCGGCGACGGTCTTGGCCGGCGAATCGGAGCGGACCAGCACGTCGTTGGCGTCCACGTAGAACGGCGTGGTGAAGGCGACGTTGCGCTTGCGTTCCTCGGACATCGTGAGGTCGGCGATCATCATGTCGTACTGGCCGGCGGTGACCAGCGGCAGACCGGCGCCAACGGTGGAGAGCTTGTAGGTGATCTTGAGACCCATGCGCTTCGCGATGACGTCGTTGAGGTCGATCAGCATCCCGGCCGGCTTGCCGCTCGCGTCGGGTGACACGAACGGCGCGTCGCCTTGCGGCACACCGGCGGTGATGGTGCCGGGTACCGCGAGGCCGTAGGGGTCCGTGCTCGCGGAGTCGCCACCGCCGCAGGCGGAAACGGTCAGCAGCCCGGCTGCCGCGAGCGCGGCGAAGGCGGTCCGGAATCGTCGGCGCATTTCTTACTTCATCTGCCCTTCTGGATCTGGTCCCGGAGCTGGGGCCAATAGGTGAACATCTGCGACGGGTAGGGCTCGCCGGGGAAGTACTTGTCGTACAGGCGAAGGAAAGTGCCGTCGTCCATCGTGGTCTTGAGCTGGTCGCCGTAGGCCTTCTCGAAGGCGGTGAGCTTGCGGTTGACAGGCATCGCCGAGGCCTGCTCGTGCGGCGCGGAGTAGGCGATCTTGACGCGGCCGGGGTTTTCCTGGAGCACGGTCGGGACCTCGGTGGAGGCCAGTACCATCGCGTCGAGGTTGCCGTTGAGGAGCTGGGTCACGCCCGCGCTGTTGGTGGGCTGCGAGATGAGGGTGGCGCCGGGGACCTTCGCGGTGACGAACTCGGCCTGCGCGCTGCCCAGCCCCGCACCGACGCGCTTGCCGGCGAGGTCTCCGGCCACCTTGGTGGCCGAGTCGGTGCGGACCACGACGTCGTCGGAGGCCAGGTAGAACGGCTTGGTGAAGTCGACGCTCTTCTTGCGCTCCGCGGTCGGCAGCATGCCGATCGCGAGCATGTCGAGCTGCCCGGCTGTGACCAGCGGCAACCCGGCGCTGACGGTGGTCATCCGGTAGGTGATCTTGAGGCCCATCCGCTGGGCGATCACGTCGTTGAGATCGACCAGCAGGCCCACCGGCTTGCCGGTCGCGTCGGGGGAGACGAACGGCGCGTCGCCCGCCGTGACGCCCGCGGTGATGGTGCCGGGTTCGGCCAGTCCGAGGCCGTCGGGTTGGTCGCCCGACCCGCACGCGGCGAGTGAGACGAGCGCGGTGGTCGCGATCAGGATCCGCCGGATCCGCAGAGCTGCCATAGCTCCCTCCAGGCACCGGCTCGCGGGGCGCGGGCTCGGTGGTCTGGTATTTCTTAGGCTCATAAGACCAGGTTGTCAACTGTCGGGCTCGCGCTCGCGTCTGGTAGAGGTCGTGGCATGACAGACCTCATCGACCTGGCCGGCAAAACGGTCATCGTCACCGGCGCCTCCTCGGGAATCGGCGCGTCGACCGCCCGCCGCCTCCACGCGGCCGGCGCTTATCCCGTGCTCGCGGCCCGCCGCGCCGACCGCCTGACCACGCTCAGCGACGAACTCGGCGGCGCCCTCGCCGTCCCCACCGACGTGACCGACCCCGCGCAGGTGGCCGCCCTCGTCGCGGCCACCCTGGAACGCCACGGCCGAGTCGACGGCCTGGTCAACAACGCCGGTGCCAGCCTCCACGGGCCCCTCGACCAGGTCGATCCCGCCGCCTTCGGCGCGACGCTGCAGCTCAACCTGGTCGGCCTGCTCGCCGTGACGCAGGCCGTCCTGCCCGCCATGCGGCGGCAGGGTTTCGGCCGCATCGTCAACATCAGCTCCGGCACCACCCGCCGCGTCGCGGTCGGCGTGGGCGCGTACGCGGCGAGCAAGTCGGCCGTGAACATGCTCAGCGCGGTGCTCACGCAGGAACTCGCGGCCGACGGCATCGCTGTGTCGCTCCTGCTGCCGTCGATCACCGCGACGGAGTTCGCGGACGGCCGGTTCACGCTCGGCGCGTCGCCGATCCCGGGGATGGTGGTGCAGAATGCGGATTATGTGGCCGGTGTGATCTTGCGGCTGCTGCGGACGGGGGAGGAGTCGTTCGATATTCCGCACGGGGTGGAACAGCCGGAGATCACTCGCGTGCCGGAATGATTCCGAAGCAGGTCCACTGTGGATGTCTGATGAAGACCATCCACAGTGGATCTACTTCGTTCGCAAAGTGGACGCTCGCACCACCAGCTCCGGAAGATACGTCACCTGCTGGTGCACGTGCCCCGGGTCCGACGTCTCCTGGATGAGCAGCTCCGCGGCCGTGCGGCCGAGGCGGTGGCGGGGCTGGCGGACGGACGTGAGCGGCACGGTGGCGGCCGCGGCGAAGTCGATGTCGTCGTAGCCCACGATGGCGAGGTCGGCCGGGACGGAGATGCCCAGGGCGGCGCAGCTGCGCAGGAGGCCCAGAGCGAGCAGGTCGTTGGCGCAGAACGCGGCGGTCGGGCGGGTGGCCGAGGGCAGGCCGGCCAGGCGCTGGCCCGCGTTGCTGCCGTCCTCGACGGTGAGCTGGGGGGTGGCGAGGTCGACCAGGTGGTCGGGGCCCAGGCCGGCCGCGAGCAGGGCCCGCAGGGCGCCCTCGCGGCGGTCGCGGACCTGGCCGAGGGTGAGCGGGCCACCGACGTAGGCGATGCGGGTGTGGCCCTGGTCGAGCAGGTGGCGGGCGGCGAGCTCGCCGCCGCGGACGTCGTCGACGGCGACGGAGCAGTGTTCGGTGCCGGGGCGAGTGCGGTCGACGATGACGACCGGCGTGCCGCGGCGCGCGAGTTCGGCCAGGGCAGGGGAGTCCGGGTCGACCGGGGTGATGAGGACGCCCTGCACGCGTTGCTGTTCGAGGCGGCGGAGGTAGGCGGCCTCGCGTTCGGCGAGGTTGGCGCTGTTGCACACGAACAGTGACAGGTCGTCCGCGGCCGCCGCGTCCTCCATGCCGGCGGCGACGTCGGTGAAGAACGGGTTGCGCCCGTCGAGCATCACGTAGGCGAGCACGCTGCTGTGGCCGGCGCGCAGCTGGCGCGCCGACTCGTTGCGGACGAAGCCCAGCGCGGCCATCGCGGCTTCAACTCTGGTCCGCGTCTTCGGGCTCACGCGCTCCGGCCGGTTGAGCACGTTGGACACCGTGCCGAGCGAAACGCCGGCCGCCGCGGCCACGTCCTTGATCCCCGCCGCCCGCGGTGCGGGGGCCGCGACCTCGTTCGAATCTTCCACCGCCACCCCACCCTGTGTTCAAGTCGCTGTGTTGAAACGTGACAATCACGGGTTGCTGCCTGAAAAACCGCGACTGCCTCGAGATGTGCCTGGCAGCCTTTTTCGTTGACTTCCCGTTCGGACACATAGTAGCGTCACCGCGCCAGGTTTGTGAAACCTTTCAATCCCGGAGGTCGCGATGACGCGGCAGGAGCGCGACCGAGTGCCACTGCTCGAGGTCCGCGGGGTCACGAAGTCGTTCGGCGCGGTCGCGGCGGTCGCGGGCGTGTCGTTCCCGCTGTACGCCGGCGAGGCCCACGCGCTGGTCGGCGAGAACGGCGCGGGCAAGTCCACGATCGTCAAAATGCTGGCCGGAGTGCACCGCCCCGACCAGGGCGAGCTGCTGCTGGACGGGCGGGAAGCCGAGTTCTCCTCACCCGCCGACGCGAAGGCCGCGGGCATCGCGGTGATCTACCAGGAACCGACGTTGTTCCCCGACCTCACGGTCGCCGAGAACATCGTGATGGGCCGCCACCCGCGTGGCCGGCTGGGGATGATCGACCGCGCGGCGATCCGCGCCGAGGCCGAACGGCTTTTCGCCCGCTTGGGCGTGCGGATCGACCCGAACCGCCCGGCGCGCGGGCTTTCCATCGCCGACCAGCAGATCGTGGAGATCGCCAAGGCGCTCAGCGCCGACGCGCGCGTGCTCATCATGGACGAGCCCACCGCCGCGCTGAGCCTGGTCGAGGTCGAGCGCCTGTTCTCCGTGGCGCGGGCGCTGCGCGACGAGGGCGCGGCGATCATGTTCATCTCGCACCGCTTCGAGGAGATCGTCGACCTGTGCCAGCGCGTGACGATCATGCGCGACGGCCGTCACGTCTCCACCGACGCGGTGGAAGACGTGACCGTGGACGAGATGGTGCGCCGCATGGTCGGGCGTGACCTTGACGCGCTGTTCCCCAAGCAGGACGTGGAACCCGGCGCAGTGGTGCTCGAAGTGGACGGTCTGACACGCGAGGGTGTGTTCCGCGACGTCTCCTTCGAGGTTCGGGCCGGGGAGATCGTCGCGTTTGCCGGGCTGGTGGGGGCCGGTCGGTCCGAAGTGGTCCAGGCGGTGTTCGGAGTGGACGAACGCGACGCCGGAGTGGTGCGGCTCAACGGGAAGAAGCTCAAGCCCCACTCGCCGCGCGCGTCGATGGCGGCGGGCATGGCGCTGGTGCCGGAGGATCGGCGGCAGCAGGGGCTGGTGATGGACCTCTCGATCGAGCGCAACGTCACGCTGCCGCGGGCGAGAGCGCTGTCGAAACTCGGCTTGCTCCTCGGCCCGGGCGAACGCCGGGAAGCGTTGCGCTGGACCGAACGCCTGCGCACCAAGTACGGCCGCCTCGGCGACGCGGTCGGCACGCTCTCGGGCGGCAACCAGCAGAAAGTGGTGCTGGCCAAGTGGCTTTCGATGGCGCCGCGCGTGCTGATCGTGGACGAGCCGACGCGTGGCATCGACGTCGGCACCAAGGCCGAGGTGCACCGGCTGATGTCCTCGCTGGCGGCCGAAGGCGTCGCGGTGGTGATGGTGTCCTCGGAGCTGCCCGAGGTGCTGGGCATGGCCGACCGCGTGCTGGTGATGCGCGAAGGCCGGATCGTGGCGGAGATCCCGCGCGCCGAGGCCGACGAGAACTCGGTGATGTTCGCGGCGATGGGACAAGGGGCGGTGGCATGAGGACTGCTCGAAGGTCCGCATCGTCAAGCACGGGGATCGTCCGCACGCCCGCCGCGGCGAACACGACACGAACGTCGGAAAAGGAGGCCGCGTGAACGCGACCAAGGTGGCGGCCCCGCCACCCCGCCAGGCGAGCCCGGGGGAGCGGCGATCGGTGTTCGGGACCGTGTTCAAGGCTCGCGAGTCGGGCATCGTGCTGGCATTGATCGTGCTCGTGGTGTTCACCGCGACGCAGAACTCCCGGTTCCTTTCGGGGCAGAGCATCCGCGACATCCTGCTCGGCACGGCGATCCTCGCGGTGCTGGCCGTCGGGCAGGCCGTCGTGATGATCACCCGCAACATCGACTTGTCCGTGGGTTCGGTGCTCGGTCTGTCGGCCTTCGCCGTCGGCACGATGCTGCGCGACAACCCCGGCCTGCCGGTGATCGTGGCACTGCTCGCAGGCCTGGTCGTCGGCGCCGCGTGTGGCCTGATCAACGGCGCGGT
Protein-coding regions in this window:
- a CDS encoding LacI family DNA-binding transcriptional regulator, with translation MKDVAAAAGVSLGTVSNVLNRPERVSPKTRTRVEAAMAALGFVRNESARQLRAGHSSVLAYVMLDGRNPFFTDVAAGMEDAAAADDLSLFVCNSANLAEREAAYLRRLEQQRVQGVLITPVDPDSPALAELARRGTPVVIVDRTRPGTEHCSVAVDDVRGGELAARHLLDQGHTRIAYVGGPLTLGQVRDRREGALRALLAAGLGPDHLVDLATPQLTVEDGSNAGQRLAGLPSATRPTAAFCANDLLALGLLRSCAALGISVPADLAIVGYDDIDFAAAATVPLTSVRQPRHRLGRTAAELLIQETSDPGHVHQQVTYLPELVVRASTLRTK
- a CDS encoding SDR family oxidoreductase; the encoded protein is MTDLIDLAGKTVIVTGASSGIGASTARRLHAAGAYPVLAARRADRLTTLSDELGGALAVPTDVTDPAQVAALVAATLERHGRVDGLVNNAGASLHGPLDQVDPAAFGATLQLNLVGLLAVTQAVLPAMRRQGFGRIVNISSGTTRRVAVGVGAYAASKSAVNMLSAVLTQELAADGIAVSLLLPSITATEFADGRFTLGASPIPGMVVQNADYVAGVILRLLRTGEESFDIPHGVEQPEITRVPE
- a CDS encoding ABC transporter substrate-binding protein; this translates as MRRRFRTAFAALAAAGLLTVSACGGGDSASTDPYGLAVPGTITAGVPQGDAPFVSPDASGKPAGMLIDLNDVIAKRMGLKITYKLSTVGAGLPLVTAGQYDMMIADLTMSEERKRNVAFTTPFYVDANDVLVRSDSPAKTVADLNGKRVGVGIGSAQADFAAKTLPQASVVSVQTNATGIDQLLNGNLDGFVVSSVQAITVFAQHPGRLKVGVSVQNPLPEAMAVRKGLDKFLADYNKQLAAVVDDGTFLKLYHQYFPGQEYPSSLFQYWPSLQAQVQKDPTAK
- a CDS encoding sugar ABC transporter ATP-binding protein, translating into MTRQERDRVPLLEVRGVTKSFGAVAAVAGVSFPLYAGEAHALVGENGAGKSTIVKMLAGVHRPDQGELLLDGREAEFSSPADAKAAGIAVIYQEPTLFPDLTVAENIVMGRHPRGRLGMIDRAAIRAEAERLFARLGVRIDPNRPARGLSIADQQIVEIAKALSADARVLIMDEPTAALSLVEVERLFSVARALRDEGAAIMFISHRFEEIVDLCQRVTIMRDGRHVSTDAVEDVTVDEMVRRMVGRDLDALFPKQDVEPGAVVLEVDGLTREGVFRDVSFEVRAGEIVAFAGLVGAGRSEVVQAVFGVDERDAGVVRLNGKKLKPHSPRASMAAGMALVPEDRRQQGLVMDLSIERNVTLPRARALSKLGLLLGPGERREALRWTERLRTKYGRLGDAVGTLSGGNQQKVVLAKWLSMAPRVLIVDEPTRGIDVGTKAEVHRLMSSLAAEGVAVVMVSSELPEVLGMADRVLVMREGRIVAEIPRAEADENSVMFAAMGQGAVA
- a CDS encoding ABC transporter substrate-binding protein; this translates as MAALRIRRILIATTALVSLAACGSGDQPDGLGLAEPGTITAGVTAGDAPFVSPDATGKPVGLLVDLNDVIAQRMGLKITYRMTTVSAGLPLVTAGQLDMLAIGMLPTAERKKSVDFTKPFYLASDDVVVRTDSATKVAGDLAGKRVGAGLGSAQAEFVTAKVPGATLISQPTNSAGVTQLLNGNLDAMVLASTEVPTVLQENPGRVKIAYSAPHEQASAMPVNRKLTAFEKAYGDQLKTTMDDGTFLRLYDKYFPGEPYPSQMFTYWPQLRDQIQKGR